GGAAAGGCGCGGCCGAGGGGGGCGGCGACACCATGAGCGTGCAGTCCGATTTAGGAGACGGCCGGCTCGATCCGGCTCTGAGCGCGGTCCTGAGCGAGCGGCGTCAGCTGATCAATCTCGCGTACCGGTTGCTCGGCTCCGTGGCCGACGCCGAGGACGTCGTCCAGGAGACGTACGTCCGCTGGTACGCCATGTCCCCACGGCAGCGGGAGGACATCGCGTCTCCCGGCGGCTGGCTGACCAGGGTCGCCGGCCGCATCTGCCTCGACCTGCTCGGCTCGGCGCGGGCCAAGCGCGAAATGTACGTGGGCGAATGGGTGCCGGAGCCGCTGCCCGACCGTATGGAGTGGTTCAGCGGGCGGTCCGGCGGCGCCGTCGACCCGGCCGACCGGGTCACCCTCGACGAGTCGGTCAACATGGCCTTCCTCATCGTGCTCGAGTCGATGACCCCGGCCGAGCGCGTCGCCTTCATCCTGCACGACGTCTTCCACTATTCGTTCGCGGAAGTGGCGGAGATCGTCGGCCGGACGCCGGCGGCATGCCGCAAGCTGGCCTCGTCGGCCCGCCGCCGTATGCGCGGGCAGCAGGCTCCCGAGACCGCGGCAGCCCAACGCGCGGGCATCGTCAGGGACTTCAAGCAGGCATGGGAGTCCCAGGACATCGAAGCCCTCATCGGCCTGCTCGATCCCGATGCCACGACGATCACCGACGGCGGCGGCCTGGTCGGGGCTCAGCTCCACCCCGTCGAGGGCGGCGAGCAGGTCGCCCGCTTCTTCATCGATTCCGCGGGCACCGCACCCGACCTGACGATCCTGGAGTGCAAGGTCAACGGCCAGCCCGGTCTGGTGCTGCAACGCGACGGTGTCGCCCTGTCGGTGCTGGCGTTCGACGTGGCAGGCGACCGGATCAAGCACATCTGGGCGGTGCTCAACCCCGACAAGCTCCGGTCCTGGACGCTCTGACGGAGCATCTGCGTGCCCTCGAGCCGGCGCGGGCCGTACGCACTGCGAGACGGCCCGCGCCCGCCGCCCGGTGCGCTCACGGCGTCCGCTGCGCACGGGGCACGGCGGATCGCCGGGTGGGACGGGAAACGCCCCGGGCCGCGGTGTGCGGCGCCCGGGGCGTCCTTGCCGCCGCATGACGCGGCGTCCGTCTCCTGCTGGTTAACCGAGCTGGCCGGGCTGGTAGCTGCCGCCCTGCTGCCGGGTGATGACGCCCAGACGGTTGGTGGCGTTGATGAGGGCGATGAGCGTCGACAGGGCGACGAGCTCCTCCTCGTTGTAGTGCTTGGAGGCATCGGACCAGGCCTCGTCCGTCACACCGCCGGCCGCGTCGGCGATGCGGGTGCCCTGCTCCGTCAGCTCCAGGGCGGCGCGCTCGGCGTCGGTGAACACCGTGGACTCGCGCCAGGCCGCGACCAGGTTGACCCGCACCGTGGTCTCCCCGGCGTGCGCGGCGTCCTTGGTGTGGATGTCGGTGCAGAAGCCGCAGCCGTTGATCTGGCTGGCGCGGAGCATGACCAGGTCCTGAGTTGCCTTCGGCACCGTCGTGCCGTCGAAGATCGCCTTGCTCGCCGAGGCGATGTACTTCAAGGCCTTGCCTGCGAGCGGGCTGGCGGAGAGGTTCAAGCGGGCTTCCATGACGCATCCCTAAATGTTTGTCGGCAGGTACACCTCTACGACGAGACAGCCCCGCAAAATGTGAGGCCGGCGAATGTGACGCGCGTCTCCCCGCGGTGCCGCGGGTGTGCACGGCCGCCGCCGCGCCACCGCCTCGCCCCCCGGTCCTGCGCCGGGCCGACGGGCGCCCGGGCGCCGGGAGCGGGGCCTGCCGCTCCCGGCGGGGTCCGGTGTCAGGGCTGTAGACGGGTGACGGACCACCCCTGGTCCGTGCGTTCGTAGCGGAGCCGCTCGTGCAGCCGGTCGGTGCCGTCGGACCAGAACTCCAGGCACTGGGCGTCCAGTTCGAAACCGACGAAGGTGTCGGGACGCGGGTGCGGAGCCGAGCCGGCGAGCCGGGCCGCGCGCTCGCGCAGCTCCGCCGCGTCCGCCAGCGGCTCGCTCTGCCGGGACGCCACCGTCATGGCGTGGGTGAACACCGGCCGGGCCGCCCACAGGGCGTCCGACGCCGCGTCGGACACCCGCCGTACCGGCCCGCTGACGCTGACCTGACGGCTGGTCTCACGCCAGTACAGAAGACCCGACGCCCACGGGTTCTCGCGCATCTCCCGGCCCTTGCGGCTGCCCCGGTGGCTGGCGAAGAGCAGACCGCGGTCGGTCACCCGCG
The sequence above is a segment of the Streptomyces asoensis genome. Coding sequences within it:
- the sigJ gene encoding RNA polymerase sigma factor SigJ; translation: MSVQSDLGDGRLDPALSAVLSERRQLINLAYRLLGSVADAEDVVQETYVRWYAMSPRQREDIASPGGWLTRVAGRICLDLLGSARAKREMYVGEWVPEPLPDRMEWFSGRSGGAVDPADRVTLDESVNMAFLIVLESMTPAERVAFILHDVFHYSFAEVAEIVGRTPAACRKLASSARRRMRGQQAPETAAAQRAGIVRDFKQAWESQDIEALIGLLDPDATTITDGGGLVGAQLHPVEGGEQVARFFIDSAGTAPDLTILECKVNGQPGLVLQRDGVALSVLAFDVAGDRIKHIWAVLNPDKLRSWTL
- a CDS encoding carboxymuconolactone decarboxylase family protein, giving the protein MEARLNLSASPLAGKALKYIASASKAIFDGTTVPKATQDLVMLRASQINGCGFCTDIHTKDAAHAGETTVRVNLVAAWRESTVFTDAERAALELTEQGTRIADAAGGVTDEAWSDASKHYNEEELVALSTLIALINATNRLGVITRQQGGSYQPGQLG
- the phzG gene encoding phenazine biosynthesis FMN-dependent oxidase PhzG, which produces MTASRSESLTGTLQVPFPEYEDPVADPVVLLRGWLREARELNVREPAAMALATADARGRASVRTVVLARVTDRGLLFASHRGSRKGREMRENPWASGLLYWRETSRQVSVSGPVRRVSDAASDALWAARPVFTHAMTVASRQSEPLADAAELRERAARLAGSAPHPRPDTFVGFELDAQCLEFWSDGTDRLHERLRYERTDQGWSVTRLQP